The nucleotide window CGGCTGATCAAGGCGCCGAAACTGTACTGGGGTGATACGGGCCTGGCTCTGCACCTGGCGGGGTCGGCTGAGCCGACGGGCGCGCACCTGGAGAACCTCGTGCTCAACGACCTCTTGTGTTGGCGTGACGCTCGACCGGAGCAGGCGGAGCTTCTCTACTGGCGCACAACGACCGGCGAAGAGGTGGACTTCGTGATCGAGGCCTCGGGCCGGCTGCTGCCCATCGAGGTCAAGGCGACGCCGCGCCCGCGTCTGGCCGACGCCGCGGCGATCCGCACGTTTCGCGCCGAGTACGGCAAGGCGTCTCGCGCCGGCCTGTTGCTGCACACGGGGACGCGGCGCGAGTGGCTGACGCCGGACGTCCTGGCCGCGCCCTGGTGGTCGGTGTGCTGAAGGAGCGCGACAGGATGTCCACGGACGCCCCGAGAACAGGAAGTAGACCCTTGAGATGAGTGCCACTCGAACTTGGCCTGGACGTGACAACCGATACCAAGGAGCGATGAGGGTGGCAAGCAGGGTCCGAAAGCAGAAGAAGGCGACGGCCCCCAACTCCACCGGCGCCACCGTCGGCTACGAAGCCCAGCTCTGGCGCATGGCCGATGCGCTCCGCAAGATCCCAGTCATGGGCGGTGAACCATGAATGGCGAGCGGAGCAAGACAACAGGCTCGCTAGGGTGGTCATGGTCCCTCACGCTAATGGAGCTCGGCTATGACCGTTGACGAAGTGCTCAAGGCGAAGCGCGCGGAGATCGTCCTGTTCCTGCTGACGCACCATGTTGGCCATCCCAGGCGCGTGGCGCGGCAGATCAATCATGCCCAACCGCCTGTGGCGAGAGCGATGGCGGAGATGGCGCAGGCCGGGTTCCTCACGGAGCACCGCAAGGCCCGCGAGGTGGAGTACTCGCTCGAGCAGACCGCGTGGCGGCGGTTCCTCGACGTACCGGATGGGCTGCGCTGGGCGCAGTGGGGGCTGGTCTTCAGGGCGCTGCGCAGCATCTGGGGCCGCCTGCAGGCGATGCGCGGGCGTCCCCTGCCGCCGCCCGTACTGGGATCAGAGCTGGCCACGTGCGCCAAGGAAGTCAACACCCTGCTGCACGAGAGCGAGCTGGGAACGGTCTTTGCGGCGCCGGTTCCGGGCCGGCCTGAGCACTACACCGCGGTCTTCGAGGAAGGGCTCCGGGAGATGTTCCGGCGGATGACTCCCAATTCACTCAACGTACTGAGTGGAATTACTCAGCGCCCTGACTAGGCCCCGCCCCCTTCCCCCCGACGGTGTCCTGCGGAGCCGGCGCCCAGATGGCAGGAGACCAGGCGCCGCGCTGCGGCTTCTCCGCCGGCCAACTTTGCAGCACGCCGCAACACGTACAGGTGAGAGATGCCGCGGAACCCGAACCATACGTTGCCCTATCAATCGTCCTGCTGGCACGTTCCTGCCTGGCGGTCTGACTGTCTGAGCCACCACAGGGGCTTGACGGGCGGGGGCAGGGTTGCTAGTGGTCAGTCAGGACGTGTCCGGATCTGCATCTTCGGGCCAAGGGAAGGGAGTGCGGGCCATGCGTGATCTGTGGGTACGGTCCTCTCGCCTCGTCCTGGGCAGGGCAGTGGGCTTGCGGGCGCTTGCCCTGCTCCTGGCCGTCGCGGCATGCATCGTTGCCGCAACGCCGCTCGTTGCGCAACCGCCGGCGGGCGCTCGCGCCCAGTACGTTCTCCTCGTGAGCATAGACGGCGGGCGGCCGGATGGCCTGCGCGCGGCCGGCGCGGGGTCGCTCATTCAGGAAGGCAGCTATAGCATGACGGCGCAGACGACCATACCGCCCGTGACAGCGCCAACCCATATGTCCATGGTGTCCGGCGTGGGCTCCGAGAAGCACGGGGTGCATGATAACTCCTGGGTGCCCGGCCGGCCCTTTCCTGCGGCTTCGACGATCTTCTCTGTGGGCAAGAGGGCGGGGTTGCGCACGGCCCTGTTCACCCAGAAGCCCTACGTGCGCGTCATCGCCGACCCGCAGCATATGGATCGCGTCGAGCTTGTCCCGTGGCGAGTGGCGACACTGACCCCCGACCTGGTCGCAGCCGCGTCGGCCTACATCCGATCGGCGCGTCCTCACATCATCCTGGCGCACATCTCCGAGACCGACTGGGCCGGCCACGCCGACGGCTGGATGTCGTTCGGCTACCTGCAGTCGCTGCGCCGTGCGCTGAGCGGCGTCGAGTCCCTACGCCAGGCGCTCCGCGACGCCGGCATCGAGGCGCAGACCCTCGTGATCGTCACAGCCGACCACGGCGGCATCGACAAGGACCACGTGGTCATCGTGCCGGAGGTGATGACCATCCCCTGGATCGCCCTGGGGGCCGGCGTGAAGAAGGGGCACGCGATCGAGCAGCCGGTCCGCGTATTCGACACGGCCGCCACGATCCTCCACGCGCTCGGTCTTGCGATTCCGGATGGCTGGGACGGCAGGCCAGTCCTCGAGGTCTTCGCGGCGCGCTACCCCACCCACTGTGCCCTGTCTGGATCCCAAGCGCCGCTGGCGGTGCAGGCCAGGACCGGATCCAACCACGCAGCGGTGAGTTTGTACCCCGCCTCCGACGATGGCTCAATGCCAACGTCAATCGCCTCCCGTCGGTAGGAGACACCCAACTCGGCAGGTGGGGCCGGTAGCCTGTCGGGAACCGGATGCGTTCCGCGGCGACCAAAGACACTGTAGATCGCGTCCTTCAGGCGATGCGCGTCCATGCGTGCGTGCCTGCATATGAGGACGAAATCCACAAGGTCCTTTGCGCGGGTCGTGCCACCATTGTACGTGCGCGTATAGGCGTGCAGCTTCTCGGCAATCTGACGCTCCAGCGGCGCGACGAGCACCTGGATGGGGCCAAGCCCGAGTTCCTCCAGTAGGCCGGGCCGCTGCGCCGGCTCGGCGTCCCACGGGTCAGGCGGGGCCTCGGTGACGTCCACCTGCAGCGGCTCAAAGGGGCGCCCGCCCAGCTCGCAGCCGATCCTGTACCGCACCGCCAGGCTAACGCCGCCATCGCTGAGGTCCTCGCTTCCAACGATCGCGAATGTGAAGTGGTCGCCAAGATCCTCTGCAACGGCAAGCTGAAGATCTGCGCGAGCGGCGGATGAGCCGAGAACATGATCCGCATCCATGTCCACCGACGGGCGCGCGTGCTGGCCAAGCGCGATCTCGAGCGCCAACCCGCCTTTCAATGCCCAGCGTCCGGGCACGGCTCTCGTGAGCCGAGCCATTAGGCGCTCCAGCCCGGCCTGTCGGCGTAGGATGTATGCAGCCACGCCCAGCCGGCGCGCGCGATTGCGCAGGCGCGCCTCGGCGGCAGCGCGGAACGCAGCGGGGCTATCGTACCGGCGCACGCGAGCCGGCCTCTCTGATGGCGCGATCAACGAGCTGCCGCACACGTGCGGACCGGCCCGCGACAGACCCAAGAAGCTCGTTGACCGTGACGAGCCCAGTGCCAAGCGCGTGCGCGACGGCTTCAATGACCACGCTGGGATCCGCGCCGATTTCCGCGACATCGGCGATCGTGCGCGCGGGCGATGTGACCCGCACTCCAAAGCGCTGCACCACACTGTCGCTGCCGAGCGGTTCCTTCGTGGTGTGGATGCGCACGGCCTTGAACCTGGGGCGGTGACGCGGGCGGTGCGCAAGTGCGACGGTCAGGTGAATCCTCCGCGCGCGTGACGGTGCCAGTTCGTAGAGCGCGAGCGCGGTGTCATGTGACACGACTGCGCGCTGGGGCCCGGCGCCGATCCAGGCTGCTACGACGTCTTCGTTGGGAAGCCCGGGGAACTCCGGCAACCGATAGAACCCCCTGCTCACCCGCTCGAAATTCCCCGCTCGGACATGGTGCCCGATCGCGCGGGCGCTGTATCCGATCTCGCGTGCCTGAGCCGCCGTGAAGTAGCCCGCCTGGGAGCCAGCGAGCTCGAAGAGACGCTGTCGCTTCTCGGTTCTCGTGGACACTGGACCCTCCGGGCCCGACTTCCTCAATTACATACATTTTAGGTGCCTTAATGAGGAAGTGCAAGCCGGCGATGCGCGGGTATCATGCCGCCTGGCGCAGGCGGCATGATATCACTTCATCGTTCGAACACCACCCTGCCGTCCACGACCGTCATCACGTTCACGACATCTTTGATTGTCTCTGTGCCCACATCCAGGATGGGGTCCGAGAGCACGGTCAGGTCCGCGAGCTTCCCCACGGTGAGGCTGCCCTTGCGGTCTGCCTCGCCTGAGGCCAGGGCTCCGTGCACCGTGTACATGCGCAGGGCCTCCTCGAGGCTTATGGCCTCCTCGGGCCCGACCACCTGTCCGGTGCGCGTCCTGCGGGTCATGGCGGTGTAGATGCCTAGCATCGGGTTGGGGCTGGTCACAGGGCAGTCCGAGCTGGCGGCAGCCACGATGCCAGAGTCGAAGAACGACCGGCAGGCGAACATGTACCGGGTCCTGCTTCCGTAGTCACGCAGGTAGCCGTCGCCGAAGTCGTAGATGAAGGCCGGCTGGGGGATAGGCATGATGTCCAGGGACTTGATACGCCGAAGAAGATCCGGGTCCACGAACCCGCAGTGCTCGATGCGGGGCGGTACTGGCAGGGGCTCGGCTCCTGCGGTGGCCGCCT belongs to Armatimonadota bacterium and includes:
- a CDS encoding nucleotidyl transferase AbiEii/AbiGii toxin family protein; translated protein: MSRKSARIPAWSLKPSRTRLALGSSRSTSFLGLSRAGPHVCGSSLIAPSERPARVRRYDSPAAFRAAAEARLRNRARRLGVAAYILRRQAGLERLMARLTRAVPGRWALKGGLALEIALGQHARPSVDMDADHVLGSSAARADLQLAVAEDLGDHFTFAIVGSEDLSDGGVSLAVRYRIGCELGGRPFEPLQVDVTEAPPDPWDAEPAQRPGLLEELGLGPIQVLVAPLERQIAEKLHAYTRTYNGGTTRAKDLVDFVLICRHARMDAHRLKDAIYSVFGRRGTHPVPDRLPAPPAELGVSYRREAIDVGIEPSSEAGYKLTAAWLDPVLACTASGAWDPDRAQWVG
- a CDS encoding DUF4143 domain-containing protein, encoding RLIKAPKLYWGDTGLALHLAGSAEPTGAHLENLVLNDLLCWRDARPEQAELLYWRTTTGEEVDFVIEASGRLLPIEVKATPRPRLADAAAIRTFRAEYGKASRAGLLLHTGTRREWLTPDVLAAPWWSVC